In the genome of Triticum urartu cultivar G1812 chromosome 5, Tu2.1, whole genome shotgun sequence, one region contains:
- the LOC125511549 gene encoding dihydrodipicolinate reductase-like protein CRR1, chloroplastic isoform X2, translating into MNHGAMGGRCFLNLLPYSTTPCKDGVGIGTPGSSSWRHSVHHHHRTSKVVAGRRSAAASVSCSAASAQAPPSQSTIKVVIVGATKEMGRAAIAAVSRARGMELAGAIDTQCIGMDAGELSGMDEALEIPVLNDLTMVLGSIAQTRATGVVVDFSEPSSVYDNVKQAAAFGLSSVVYVPKIEMDTVTELSAFCDKASMGCLVAPTLSIGSVLLQQAAIQASFHYNNVEIVESRPNPSDLPSPDAIQIANNISDLGQIYNRQDMDSDNPARGQVLGEDGVRVHSMVLPGLASSTSVVLSGPGEVYTLKHDVTDVQSLMPGLILAIRKVIRLKNLIYGLEKFL; encoded by the exons ATGAACCACGGGGCCATGGGAGGGCGCTGCTTCCTGAACCTCCTCCCCTACTCCACGACCCCCTGCAAAGACGGCGTCGGCATCGGCACGCCTGGTTCGTCGTCATGGCGCCACTCcgtccaccaccaccaccgcacCAGTAAGGTCGTCGCCGGGAGGAGAAGCGCCGCGGCGAGTGTCTCCTGCTCCGCCGCATCCGCGCAGGCGCCGCCGTCGCAGAGCACAATCAAG GTGGTCATCGTCGGCGCCACTAAGGAGATGGGGAGGGCGGCGATCGCGGCGGTGAGCAGGGCGAGGGGGATGGAGCTCGCGGGCGCCATTGACACCCAGTGCATCGGGATGGATGCAGGAGAG TTAAGTGGCATGGACGAAGCCCTGGAGATCCCGGTGCTCAATGATCTCACCATGGTTCTCGGCTCCATAGCACAG ACAAGAGCAACTGGTGTGGTTGTTGACTTCAGTGAACCTTCATCCGTCTATGACAATGTCAAGCAG GCAGCAGCATTTGGCTTAAGCAGTGTCGTATACGTTCCGAAAATCGAGATGGATACAGTAACTGAGCTGTCAGCATTCTGCGACAAGGCAAGCATG GGTTGCTTGGTCGCACCAACGCTGTCGATTGGCTCGGTACTCCTTCAACAAGCTGCAATCCAGGCCTCATTCCACTACAACAACGTCGAGATAGTGGAATCAAGACCTAACCCATCG GACTTGCCATCGCCAGATGCAATACAGATTGCGAACAACATATCTGATCTTGGTCAGATATACAACAGACAAGATATGGATTCCGATAATCCA GCGAGAGGTCAGGTACTTGGAGAAGATGGGGTGCGTGTGCACAGCATGGTTCTTCCAGGGCTTGCTTCGAGCACGTCGGTCGTTTTGTCTGGCCCCGGAGAG GTTTACACCTTGAAGCATGATGTTACAGACGTCCAGAGCCTAATGCCAGGACTAATTCTGGCAATACGGAAGGTGATACGCCTGAAG AACTTGATTTATGGTCTGGAGAAGTTCTTGTAG
- the LOC125511549 gene encoding dihydrodipicolinate reductase-like protein CRR1, chloroplastic isoform X1: MNHGAMGGRCFLNLLPYSTTPCKDGVGIGTPGSSSWRHSVHHHHRTSKVVAGRRSAAASVSCSAASAQAPPSQSTIKVVIVGATKEMGRAAIAAVSRARGMELAGAIDTQCIGMDAGELSGMDEALEIPVLNDLTMVLGSIAQVSISIFTCGMLTHHVLPFRVRVSLTAGRFCSFQTRATGVVVDFSEPSSVYDNVKQAAAFGLSSVVYVPKIEMDTVTELSAFCDKASMGCLVAPTLSIGSVLLQQAAIQASFHYNNVEIVESRPNPSDLPSPDAIQIANNISDLGQIYNRQDMDSDNPARGQVLGEDGVRVHSMVLPGLASSTSVVLSGPGEVYTLKHDVTDVQSLMPGLILAIRKVIRLKNLIYGLEKFL, encoded by the exons ATGAACCACGGGGCCATGGGAGGGCGCTGCTTCCTGAACCTCCTCCCCTACTCCACGACCCCCTGCAAAGACGGCGTCGGCATCGGCACGCCTGGTTCGTCGTCATGGCGCCACTCcgtccaccaccaccaccgcacCAGTAAGGTCGTCGCCGGGAGGAGAAGCGCCGCGGCGAGTGTCTCCTGCTCCGCCGCATCCGCGCAGGCGCCGCCGTCGCAGAGCACAATCAAG GTGGTCATCGTCGGCGCCACTAAGGAGATGGGGAGGGCGGCGATCGCGGCGGTGAGCAGGGCGAGGGGGATGGAGCTCGCGGGCGCCATTGACACCCAGTGCATCGGGATGGATGCAGGAGAG TTAAGTGGCATGGACGAAGCCCTGGAGATCCCGGTGCTCAATGATCTCACCATGGTTCTCGGCTCCATAGCACAGGTATCGATTAGCATCTTCACCTGTGGAATGTTGACTCATCATGTGCTTCCTTTTCGGGTGCGCGTTTCGCTGACCGCAGGCAGATTCTGCTCTTTTCAGACAAGAGCAACTGGTGTGGTTGTTGACTTCAGTGAACCTTCATCCGTCTATGACAATGTCAAGCAG GCAGCAGCATTTGGCTTAAGCAGTGTCGTATACGTTCCGAAAATCGAGATGGATACAGTAACTGAGCTGTCAGCATTCTGCGACAAGGCAAGCATG GGTTGCTTGGTCGCACCAACGCTGTCGATTGGCTCGGTACTCCTTCAACAAGCTGCAATCCAGGCCTCATTCCACTACAACAACGTCGAGATAGTGGAATCAAGACCTAACCCATCG GACTTGCCATCGCCAGATGCAATACAGATTGCGAACAACATATCTGATCTTGGTCAGATATACAACAGACAAGATATGGATTCCGATAATCCA GCGAGAGGTCAGGTACTTGGAGAAGATGGGGTGCGTGTGCACAGCATGGTTCTTCCAGGGCTTGCTTCGAGCACGTCGGTCGTTTTGTCTGGCCCCGGAGAG GTTTACACCTTGAAGCATGATGTTACAGACGTCCAGAGCCTAATGCCAGGACTAATTCTGGCAATACGGAAGGTGATACGCCTGAAG AACTTGATTTATGGTCTGGAGAAGTTCTTGTAG
- the LOC125511548 gene encoding 26S proteasome non-ATPase regulatory subunit 11 homolog, protein MSSAMESSYLPATTESIEKAQEAKDASESISILYRVIQDPSSSADALRIKELAITNLTNYLTKENRAEDLRNLLTQLRPFFSLIPKAKTAKIVRGIIDAVAKIPGTSDLQISLCKEMVEWTRAEKRTFLRQRVEARLAALLLENQEYTEALTLLTGLIKEVRRLDDKLLLVDIDLLESKLHFSLRNLPKAKASLTAARTAANAIYVPPAQQGTIDLQSGILHAEEKDYKTAYSYFFEAFEAFNALDDPRAIFSLKYMLLCKIMVNHADDVAGIISSKASLKYVGPDVDAMKAVADAYSKRSLKYFETALRDYKAQLEEDPIVHRHLSSLYDTLLEQNLCRLIEPYSRVEIEHVAQMIELPVDHVEKKLSQMILDKKFAGTLDQGAGCLIIFEEMKTEAIFPATLETISNVGKVVDSLYMRSAKIMA, encoded by the coding sequence ATGTCTTCTGCAATGGAGTCATCGTACCTTCCTGCTACTACTGAGTCAATTGAAAAAGCTCAGGAGGCTAAGGATGCTTCAGAGTCAATTTCAATCCTTTACCGTGTGATCCAAGACCCGTCTTCATCTGCAGATGCACTGAGAATAAAAGAGCTTGCGATTACCAACCTTACAAACTACCTCACTAAAGAGAACCGTGCTGAGGATCTGCGTAATCTCTTGACCCAGCTGAGGCCATTTTTCTCACTGATTCCCAAGGCCAAGACTGCAAAAATTGTCCGTGGAATCATTGATGCCGTCGCCAAGATTCCTGGAACATCTGATCTTCAGATCTCGCTCTGCAAGGAGATGGTGGAATGGACGCGTGCAGAGAAACGTACGTTCCTCAGGCAGCGTGTGGAGGCAAGGTTAGCGGCCCTTCTTTTGGAGAATCAAGAGTACACTGAAGCCCTGACCCTCCTTACTGGACTTATCAAGGAAGTCAGGAGACTTGATGACAAGTTGCTTCTTGTGGACATTGACCTTTTGGAAAGCAAACTCCACTTCTCTCTGAGAAACCTGCCTAAGGCCAAAGCTTCACTGACCGCTGCAAGAACAGCGGCGAATGCCATTTATGTTCCACCAGCTCAGCAGGGCACTATTGATCTGCAGAGTGGAATCCTTCATGCGGAAGAGAAGGACTACAAAACTGCTTACAGCTACTTCTTTGAAGCATTCGAGGCTTTCAACGCACTGGACGACCCAAGAGCTATCTTCAGCTTGAAGTACATGCTCTTGTGCAAGATAATGGTCAACCATGCTGACGATGTTGCTGGAATAATCTCATCTAAGGCCAGCCTGAAGTATGTGGGTCCTGATGTTGATGCTATGAAAGCCGTAGCGGATGCCTACTCTAAGAGATCTCTCAAGTACTTTGAAACTGCCCTTCGTGATTACAAAGCCCAGCTTGAGGAGGACCCTATTGTCCACAGGCATCTTTCATCTCTGTATGATACCCTTCTGGAGCAGAACCTCTGCAGGTTGATTGAGCCCTACTCGAGGGTAGAGATTGAGCATGTTGCTCAGATGATTGAATTGCCAGTTGACCATGTGGAGAAGAAGCTGTCACAAATGATCCTTGACAAGAAATTTGCTGGTACTCTAGATCAAGGTGCTGGTTGCCTCATTATCTTTGAGGAGATGAAAACAGAGGCCATCTTCCCTGCCACACTCGAAACTATTTCAAACGTTGGGAAGGTTGTGGACAGTCTTTACATGAGGTCTGCGAAGATCATGGCTTGA